The following is a genomic window from Phycisphaerae bacterium.
CCATCGAATTGGTGGTGTTGAAGTGCTGGGTGACCGAGACGAACGACACATTGTGGCGCTCGAACGTCTCCACGATCCTGGCAAAGTCCATCAACGATCGGCTGAGGCGGTCGACCTTGTAGACGACCACGCAGTCGACCTTGCCCGCGTCGATGTCGGTTAGGAGCTGCTTGAGCCCCGGCCGCTCCATGTTCCCGCCCGTGAAACCGCCGTCGTCATACCGATCTGGCAGGCACACCCAGCCCTCGGCCTTCTGGCTGGCGATGTAGGCCTCCGCGGCCTCGCGCTGGGCGTCGAGCGAGTTAAAGTCCTGCTGCAGCCCCTCGTCGCTGCTCTTGCGCGTGTAGATCGCGCAGCGCACCTGGACGCTGGGCGGAGCCGGTACACTCGCCCGCCGGCGCGTCATGACGTCACCCCGAGCCGGAAGAACCGGAAGCCGTTCATGTGCGAGCCGGTGATGGCCGTCGTGACTGCGCTGAGCGATTTGTAGCGCTGGCCGTCGTACTCGAAACCGTCCGGCAGGACCACGACGTTGATCGTGCGGCCCTTGTACTTGCGCGTGATCGCTGCGCCGGGTGCGGGCAGACGCGAGTCGGTCGTTACCGGCACGCGCACCACGGCGGCGCCGGCCGCCGGCGGGGCCACGAGCGGCTTGGCGCCGTGGCGCGGCGGCATCACGCGCACGTCCGCGTCGTTGGCCAGCTCGGCAGCGCGCTGCAGCGCCCGTTCCGTAAGCCCGCCCTCGGCGTTCGCCTGGAGTCGCCACGCGATCCGGCGAATCAGGTAGCGCCGGTGCCGGCTACGTGATGGCTCACCGAAGACGTCCTCGTAGCGTTCATGCAGCTCGCCCACCGACATGTTTTCAAGGGCGGCGAGTTGCGTCTCGACCTCAAGGCTCATGCGTCTTCTCCGTCGCCCCGCGCTGATAACCCGCGGGTACCGTCAGACACACTGAGCCTCGTTTCGCCGGAAAGCTCAAGGCGATTCGCGAGGATTTCGACCGGGTTCTGGGCCGCGTCGAAGCCAGCCGCATGCATGCGGCGTCGCCAGCGAAGCAGGCCCCGGGCCAGCACGCGGGCAACCTCCTGTTCGGCGTCGAGATTCATGCGTCATCTCCGTTCTTCCGCGGGGATAGCCCGCGGCCGTCGGCCGACGCACTCAGCCTCGTTTCGCGGGAAACCTCAAGGCATGTGCCGGGATCTCCGCGAGCCTGCGCGTCGAGCCCGTCAGCGCGGCGCCGCTGTCGCCAGCGTAGCAGGCCACGCGTCAGAATCTGGGCGACTTCGCGGCGCCGTTCATGGGGCGCGATGTCTCGGATTGGGTACGGCAAAGCCATGAACGGGTCCCACTGGCAGGTCGGTCGTCAGGGCTGGGACGCCCCAGCCCACTACCCGTTCACCTATGCCGTCGCTCCTCTGAGTGTTCGATCTGAACGAAACAAGCCTTCCTTCGCGATCGGCGCGTCGTCCGACGGGACGCGGGCCAGCGCGGCCCACTACTGGTTACATACGCGGCGCGTTAACAAAATGGTCGTGAACCCGCAGAGCATCCGAACTATGGTTCGCCGGCCGGTTCGGTTGATGGGTTTTGCACGCTGCGCGCGTGGGCGAGCCTCTCCGGCCGGAAGACGTCACCGACGAGTACATCCGCAGCCTTGGCGCGTCCTGATCGCGCAGCGACGGAAACGCCTCGACCTTCGGCTGCGGTAAAATGGCATCGCCGAACCCGACGTCGACCTGCATCGGTAGCCGGCCACGTCGCCGCCGACACGCGTCGACCGGCCCAGCGAACGGGCCCGTGCGGACGCTCTGCGCGGGTAACTTGTCGAGAGCACGCGGAGTTGCTTCCCTAGATCACGTTAGTCTACAGCAACAATAGAGTTATGCCCGCTCGGCATGCGAGTTGTGCACAGCATGGTGACCGCGTCCCAGCTTTTCGTGCTCGGCCTGCGTTGCAGTCCTGCAACAATGCAAGCGTTTGCGGACCGGGTTCTATGGAGCACGTGCTCATTCAGCGCGGATTTTCTGAGCGCGAACGCTGGCGCCACCGTTGGGTAGTTCTGGTGCTGGTGGTCAAATGTCGCGCCTGCCAAGCTAGTGCGGCTGGCTTTGTCGCTGCGATCGGCAGAAAAACCAGCATGGCGGTTGACGGCAGGCTGGGAGAAGCTACAGTGCCTATCGAAGGCTCGCGCACGGTCTAGCGCGTCTGAGGGGCGTGCGAACGCGAGGGTGGGGTGGCTTCGATCCGCGCTGGTGATGATCCACGCGGCTGTGTCGGCTGCACACGGGTGGTTGTGTCGAACCGTTGAACACGCAGTGCCTGTGCGCCAGAGGTTCTCGAACCTCTGGCCAGGCATTGACCTCTGTTCCGTCTCGCGGGTGTGGTTCGTTCCGCTTTTTCCGGTATCGTGGAGGGTGTTTCGATGAACTCGCGTTTCCAAAATGTGTGGGTTGTCGCTCTCGCGTGTTGCGTTCTCTGCATCCCCGGCTATGCGTACAATTCGTTCGACGTCTCGAATTCTGAACCTTGTCCTGGTGATGACGTCACCATTGTCGCGACTTGGTGCCCGCCGCCGGCGAAGGACTGGATGCCACCGGATCCCACTATTGCCATTCTCTCCGGCAATCCGAGCCCGTTCCTGGTCCTCGTGGCCTCGGGCACAACCACCGAGGGTGGCTGGTGGCAATACCGCGCCGGACCAAACCCCGGACGTTTGCAGATCACGGTCACAAGCGGTGATCCAACGAAACGCACATATTCCGCGTCCATTAAGATCCGTGGCGAAGCGGACACTGGCGGAGGCTGCGTTACTTGCGGCGCAGGCGGTGCTGGCGGAGGTGGGAGCCTCGGCTCCGAAAGCGTTTCAATCGGGGACGGTCCTCTAGTCGAGTTTGCGGTGGGCTCGATCCAGGCCGACCCGCAAAGCCCCGTTCATCAAGTCCGGCTGGTTCTGGCAGCGCAGACGCCCAGTCTCGCGCTCGCGGATCCAGACCTGCTTCAGATTTCCGGCGTACCGCTTTGGGGCGTGTGGCCCGACAGGATATGCGATTTCCGCAACAACCCGGACGCGTGCTTGGCCCATGACACGTGCGGAATCCTGTCCGTTGACGGCGCCGATTCGTCGGCCGTGGTGCGCGTGATCAGCAGCACGGAGTATGAGATTCGGCTGCACGCCTCTGAGGCGGACGTGAACTACGATTCGCCCTGCAGCTATCCGAACAAGGGGGGCTGCTGTCCGTACGGTGCCATGCTCCTCAAGTGGCAGGTATCCAGCCCGGATTGCGACCACTTGGTGATCACGCGAAGAGGATCGGATAACGCGATCGAAGTCCGGTACGACATTGAATGCACGGACGGCAATCGCTCCTGGCAGGTCACGACCGGCGACGGAAGTGTCGAGTACCGGCGTGAGGCCGTCGTCTGGGAATCGGATCAGCAACTCGGGCAATGGCGACGCGATCGCACGATCGAGCTGCGGTCGAGTTCGGGGGCATGGTACACGGAGAGCAAGCGTAGTTCATGGCACGCGAGTGTCGATGATCCCTGGACCACGGAGATTGTCGACCCTGATGGGCCGAGTCCGGAAGTAACGACCCGCGAGTTCTATGCACCGCCGAGCGAATTCGCTGGCGCGGTAATGTGGCAGGAGAACGCCGACGGGTCATGGGTATGGTACGAATACCCGGTTGATTTCTCTGCGAACGCGACGGTGCGCGTGAATCGTGGGTGGAAGGACGACGCGCGCCCCACTTCAATCGCTAGCTGGGACACGTACACCGAGACGACCTATGAGCCCAAGGTGGAGGGCGTCGATGGGGAAGGTCATCCCCTCGCAGCCGGTCTCACGGTCGGCCTCGAAGAGACATATGTTGACAGCAGCCTGGTCAGCAAGTTCGAGAGCAACATCGTTCCGGACAACGTGGAACACATTCGTGCTGAGTGGCGGTACTGGAATCCCTCGTCTGCTCTTGTGACCACCGTCTCATTCTACCAGTACACACCTTACGGGTACTCGGTGGCGCCGTTTCCGCCTTTCCCGGCGGACCGCTGGCTCTGGCAGGAGATGCAGCAGCCCGATGGGGTGGTGACGACACGCAGTTTCACGGCCGAGTCGGCGACTTTCAACGAATCCGCGTGGACGGTGCAGTTGGGCGGTACGTACGGGAATACGATTAGGAGTCCGCGGAACTTCCCGGCCAGCAACAGCGTCGAGTCATTCGATGGGGCCGGTAGGCGCACCTTTGTGGGCTCCCGTTGGGACTCCGATGGCATGCCGGATGCACAGTACACGGAGTGGACCTTCTTCGGGTACGATAGCCGCGGGCGGCTCGCGCGGGAATGCTACTCGAACGGGACGCAGCGCATCACGGCTTGGGAAGATTGCTGCCGCAGGCGCACCGTAACCGACCCCGACGGCGTAAGAACGCGGTACGTGCAGGACCCCGCCGGACGGCCGATTCTCGAGGTGCGTGAGATCGGCGCGCAGAAGCGCGAGATCAAGCAGTACGTGTACGGCACCGAGACGTATGAGACGCGGGCCCTGCCGGCCGTAACGCTCCTGCACGGTTATGACGAGCAGGCCTTCGACGCGACCGTCGGCAGCTTCACCGTGCTGCGCAGAATGCGGACCATCTCTGACCTTGCCGGGCGCGTTGTGGCTGAGATTGACCTGGACGCGAGCGGCGCGGAACTGCTCAAGACGACGCACGCCTACGGCTTCACGACCGAAGATGGGCGAGAAGTTACCACGACCCGCCCGGACGGACAGACCGAGATTCGCGCGTACTACCGCGACGGGCAGATCAAGAGCGTGACCGGTACCGGTGTGGTGCCGACCTATTATGTTTACTCCGCTGCCCAGGGGAGTCTCACGACCACCGTCTACACTGGCAGCAACCCTTCGCCGCGCTATGTGACCACGACGCGCGATATGCTCGGTCGTGTGATGACCGAGCAACGTCCCGGCTGGAGCAGCACAGGTAGCGAGACGCTTACCACGACCTATTTCTACGACTCCCAGGGTGACTTGAAGAAGGTCGAGACGCGCAACTCCGCGGGGGGACTCGTGGCGGCACCGCAGCTCTATGAGTACGAGCGGTCCGGCACGCAGCTGGTAGCGCGCAGCGGCATCGAGCCCAGCGAGCCGTACGATGAGACGTTGGACACGACTGGCGACGACCGGTATACGGAGATGATCGAGTCGTCGGAAACGACAGGCGCGCTCACATACCGCGTGAAGACGACCAAGACCGTTGAGGCCGGCGGGGTTGAGCGTGTCCTCGCTGTCGAGAAGGAACTGGTCCGCGGATTCGGCACAGTCAATAACCCGGATGGCTCCGGCTGGAAAGTGATCGGCTGCGGGACGACTCAGGACGAGCGGGGCGACGAGATCATCGAGACGACCACGCTGAACGCTGTGGCGCACGCGCGGCGAGAACACTCCAAACACAGCGATTGGACGAACACCGCCGTTGCGACATGGGAATATGGGCGGCTCGCGTCGTTGCTCTCGCGAACGGCCGCGGAGACATCTTACGAATACGACGGAATCGGCCGCCAGACCCTCGCATCACGCGGAGGGATCTTGACTGGCACCGAGTACAACGCGATCGGCCGCGTCTGGAAAGTGAAGGACGCGGCCAATCGAACCACAGAGTATCTATACTACTTGCAAGGTGAACCGGGCGCCGGGCAAGTCAAGCAGGTGATCGACGCCCTCGGCAAGGATACGTACTACGCCTATGACGAATACGGCCGGATCGAGTACACGTGGGGTGGCACACCGCAGCCGAGCTGGATCCAATACACGCCGTACGGTGAGCGGTGGAAGCTGCATACGTATCGCGCCCCTGACACCGGCTGGGACGGCTCAAGCTGGCCGAGCGTGGGCAACGGCGACGTGACCGAATGGACCTACGATGACGCGACGGGGTTGCTGGAGCAGAAGAAGTACGCCGACAACACGGCCGTCGACTACCAGTACACCGCTAACGGGCAGCTCTTCCAGCGGCTGTGGGCCCGTACCGTCGCTGGACAGCAGGTCACAACCACCTACGGCTATGACCCACGGACTTCGGAGTTGCTCACAATCGCGCATAGCGACGGCACGCCCGCCGTGACAATGACGTACGAGCGGCGCGGCCGCCTGGACACCGTGACACAAGGCGGTCCATACGGCCTGAACTATGACTACGACTATTCGCAGTGGCCGACCAGCGTTAGCATCGCCACGAGCGGGCTCTACACCAAGACGCTGACGCAGACGTTTGACTCGGCCAAAGGCGGCCAGCTTACACAGCAGGCGATCGCCGGCGAGTACGTGGCGGACTACTCCTACACCGGGGCGACGGGCCGACTGGAGCGCGTCACAGGCCCGGGCCTACCGGGGGGAGGTGCCACCGACGGAGCGTGGTACGGCTATCAGGCCGCTAGAGACTCTGTCGGCAGCATCGGCTACGTGACAGCGGGGACCGAGCGTTTGAGCAGCGAGTGGTCGCCCGAGCCAGGTCGCGGCATTGTCGCAGTGGTTACGCACACCTGGAAACAGGGCCAAAGCACAGTACTGTCGCGTTATGATTACCGCAACCAGACCGTCGCGGCGGACGATCTCGGCCGACGGACGGACGTGGCCTATGACGGCCTGGCATTCACGCCGACGCTGACGCGAGATCTGGACTACAATAGCCGGAACGAATTGACCAGCACCGTGCAGACCGGCGGGGCGGGCGAGAACTGGAGCTATGCGTACGATCCAATCGGTAACCGCAAGACCTACACGGACGGCGGTCTCACGGTCACCTATGCCCGCAATCAACTGAACCAGTACACCCGCTGGGACCGCACCGGCGGCACGGTAGCACGCGAACGGTACGAATACGATGCCGACGGCAACCTCCGGCAGTCGTACGTCGCTGGCGATATGAACTGCAGCGGAACCGTGGGCAATGACGACCTGAACCTGTTCGTATCCGCCGTCACGTGCAGCCA
Proteins encoded in this region:
- a CDS encoding RHS repeat-associated core domain-containing protein; the encoded protein is MGSIQADPQSPVHQVRLVLAAQTPSLALADPDLLQISGVPLWGVWPDRICDFRNNPDACLAHDTCGILSVDGADSSAVVRVISSTEYEIRLHASEADVNYDSPCSYPNKGGCCPYGAMLLKWQVSSPDCDHLVITRRGSDNAIEVRYDIECTDGNRSWQVTTGDGSVEYRREAVVWESDQQLGQWRRDRTIELRSSSGAWYTESKRSSWHASVDDPWTTEIVDPDGPSPEVTTREFYAPPSEFAGAVMWQENADGSWVWYEYPVDFSANATVRVNRGWKDDARPTSIASWDTYTETTYEPKVEGVDGEGHPLAAGLTVGLEETYVDSSLVSKFESNIVPDNVEHIRAEWRYWNPSSALVTTVSFYQYTPYGYSVAPFPPFPADRWLWQEMQQPDGVVTTRSFTAESATFNESAWTVQLGGTYGNTIRSPRNFPASNSVESFDGAGRRTFVGSRWDSDGMPDAQYTEWTFFGYDSRGRLARECYSNGTQRITAWEDCCRRRTVTDPDGVRTRYVQDPAGRPILEVREIGAQKREIKQYVYGTETYETRALPAVTLLHGYDEQAFDATVGSFTVLRRMRTISDLAGRVVAEIDLDASGAELLKTTHAYGFTTEDGREVTTTRPDGQTEIRAYYRDGQIKSVTGTGVVPTYYVYSAAQGSLTTTVYTGSNPSPRYVTTTRDMLGRVMTEQRPGWSSTGSETLTTTYFYDSQGDLKKVETRNSAGGLVAAPQLYEYERSGTQLVARSGIEPSEPYDETLDTTGDDRYTEMIESSETTGALTYRVKTTKTVEAGGVERVLAVEKELVRGFGTVNNPDGSGWKVIGCGTTQDERGDEIIETTTLNAVAHARREHSKHSDWTNTAVATWEYGRLASLLSRTAAETSYEYDGIGRQTLASRGGILTGTEYNAIGRVWKVKDAANRTTEYLYYLQGEPGAGQVKQVIDALGKDTYYAYDEYGRIEYTWGGTPQPSWIQYTPYGERWKLHTYRAPDTGWDGSSWPSVGNGDVTEWTYDDATGLLEQKKYADNTAVDYQYTANGQLFQRLWARTVAGQQVTTTYGYDPRTSELLTIAHSDGTPAVTMTYERRGRLDTVTQGGPYGLNYDYDYSQWPTSVSIATSGLYTKTLTQTFDSAKGGQLTQQAIAGEYVADYSYTGATGRLERVTGPGLPGGGATDGAWYGYQAARDSVGSIGYVTAGTERLSSEWSPEPGRGIVAVVTHTWKQGQSTVLSRYDYRNQTVAADDLGRRTDVAYDGLAFTPTLTRDLDYNSRNELTSTVQTGGAGENWSYAYDPIGNRKTYTDGGLTVTYARNQLNQYTRWDRTGGTVARERYEYDADGNLRQSYVAGDMNCSGTVGNDDLNLFVSAVTCSQQPDPQACWAQYQTGCPLENADINGDGVVSFTDINPFVSLISTGNAAAAKTYTWDAENRLTAVQPASGTEQDGQVKVDFAYDHQGRRVRKAVTVWDQTLNGGAGDWSSDPLKGAYVRKFVWQDWLMLAELDENDAPVRQYTWGLDLSGLNGAVNDRKSAGGIGGLLAVHQRVSAGTQPTYVDYVFCHDAQGNVGQVVNLSASSANTALVAKYEYDPYGNVVGPDTNQDGTFDAADNPGPYAAENPMRFSTKYWDDETKLGYWGYRYYSAALGRWFGRDPVQEHSDPNLFAYVRNAPMFAVDPFGLFDAINCMNVNCGEPEPRPCDGKYSYDRDWWCLCVQDCRKKKCRADAEDCVLAVAPSAIGLAGCAVGCLTLVTGGPAYLLCMAACGISDLVAPTLIWNACSFQSRTCSQAAEGAYRNCAN
- a CDS encoding DUF2924 domain-containing protein, translated to MSLEVETQLAALENMSVGELHERYEDVFGEPSRSRHRRYLIRRIAWRLQANAEGGLTERALQRAAELANDADVRVMPPRHGAKPLVAPPAAGAAVVRVPVTTDSRLPAPGAAITRKYKGRTINVVVLPDGFEYDGQRYKSLSAVTTAITGSHMNGFRFFRLGVTS